The genomic stretch AGCCCGGCGGCCTCGGCAATTCTCTCTGTGCCACAGCGGTGTTCAGGGCTGGTCATAAGAACCTGGCCCCCGAAGCCCTCAACACATCGGGCGATATCTTCGCTATCGGTGGCCACCACCGCCTTGGAGATAACCGGACTTTTGAGAACCCGCTCATAGACATGCTGAATCATAGGGCGGTCGACGAGTCTGGCCAGGGGCTTACCCGGGAACCTGGTAGAGGCATATCTGGCCGGAATGATGGCAACGATCTTCATGATTCCTTCCTAAAAGGATGGTACTTTACCGCTTCTGGTAAAAAGGTGGAGAACATGTTAGCCAAAAGGCCCTTTAGCGGCAAGATCAAAGAAAAACTATCCCTTCGGCCGAGATGTCTCTAACAAGGTCTGAAGACCGGCTAATCTGGCTTGTAAACCCCTGGATATACGACTTTGCGGCCTTTGACCTCTGGGCCAAACCGTTGGGGCTCCTTTGTTTAGCCACCAGACTGAGACGCCAAGGCTACCGGGTAAGGTTCATCGATCTCCTGGACCACCGCCATCCAGGGCTTCCTCGACCGGTAAGACGCAAGTCCTACGGCACGGGGCACTACTTCCGCACCCCGCTGCCCAAACCTGTCCAGCTGGCCGATGTCCCGCGAAGCTTTGCCCGCTATGGCCTACCGCACCATCTGGCCAAAGAGGTCTTGCTGGCCGGAGCTCCTCCGGCTCTGGTGCTGGTAACCGGGCTTATGACTTACTGGTACCCCGGGGTCTGGGAGATCATCCGGATGATCAAAGGTCTGTATCCTCAGGTGCCGGTGGTCCTCGGAGGCGTCTATCCCAGCCTGCTTCCGGAACACGCCCGGGGTTCCGGAGCCGACATGGTCCTTGGCGGGCCGGCCGAAGAGGCAGTTGAGTCTCTGGTAATAGACTACCTGGGGCCACCTGAAGGCCCCGGCGAGAGGATTCCCCCCTACCCTTCTTTTGATCTTCTGCCCGCCTTAGACTACGTCTGTCTTCTTACCAGCCGGGGGTGCCCCTTTCGCTGCCGCTATTGCGCTTCCAGGCTTCTTTTCCCCGGCTTTGAGCGCCGCGCTCCAGAAGAGGTTCTCGAAGAGATTAACTACTGGCACCGGAAGTTTGGGGTCAGGGACTTTGCCTTCTACGATGATGCCCTTCTGGTGGATTTTGACAACCACCTGGGCCCCATTTTAGAAGGGGTTTGCCAACAGGGCTTAAAGGTTCGCTTCCATACCCCTAATGCCTTCCACATTCGTTTGGTCACCCTAGAGGTGGCTCGCCTCATGAAACGAGCCGGGTTTGTCACTTTGAGGATGGGTTTTGAAACCGTGGCCGATGGGAGGCACAGGGCCCTTGACAACAAGGTAACCGCGGCTGATCTTCCCCGAGCGGTGGCCCTTCTCAGGGAGGCCGGCTTTCACCCGGCTCAGATCGGGGTCTATGTGCTCTGGGGTCTGCCCGGACAACCCCTTGAGGAAGTCCGCCGATCTGTGGAGTTTGTCGCCGCATGTGGGGCCAGTCCCTATCTGGCCGAGTACTCTCCTATACCAAAAACGGCCCTCTGGGAGGAGGCCTGCGCCGTGGCCCGCTATCGTCTTGACGAAGACCCCCTCTTTCACAACAACAGCCTTCTCCCCTGCCTTAATCCCATAGACTGGGAGGAGGTCTCAGAGCTCAAAAGATACGTCCGGAAACTCAGGGTTTACAGCTCAAGGGGGCTGGGGTAAGTCTGTGGCCTGAGATCTCCTCTGAGGAGCAAATCCATGAAGACAAGGGGCATTGTAACAGTACTGGTTCTGTTTTTGATCTCCCCCCTGGCCTGGGGATTTACCGCCTATGAAGAAAACACCATCACCATTTACAAAAAGGCACGCAGTGGAGTGGTTCATATCGACTGCCTCAAAGATCCAGATCGAATGGGGGGAAAGGGCCCCCTGAGGGCCCTGGGGTCAGGTTTTTTTATTGATCACGAAGGCCATATTGTCACCAACTTTCACGTCATTGACGCTGCCTTCACCATAAACGTCATTGATTGGGCTGGAAACCGCTATCAGGCCCAGATCGTCGGCACCGATCCGGAAACCGATCTGGCCGTCCTTAAGGTGGCCCCCAAGGGAGAGATAACCCCACTTGAATTCGGCGATTCTGACCAGCTGGTTATTGGTCAAAAGGTGCTGGCCATTGGGAACCCTTATGGTCTAGATAACACCTTGACGGTTGGAGTTATAAGTGCCCTTAATCGCTCCCTGCCGAGCCCCACCCTGGAACTCTCCCATAATATTATCCAGACCGATGCCGCCATAAACCCGGGCTCAAGTGGAGGGCCTCTTCTTAACTCCCGGGGCGAGGTCATCGGTATTAACACGGCTATGCTGGCCCAGGGAGCAGAGAATATCGGCTTTGCCATCCCGGCCAACGTGGCCAAAAGGATCATCCCTCAGCTCATCACCAAGGGCTATGCGGTAAGGCCCTGGTTGGGATTCACGGGAATTGAACTCTCCCCCAGGCTGGCCAATCTCTTCGGACTTAAGGTCTCCCGAGGGGTGATGGTCGAACGAGTGATCCCCAGATCTCCGGCGGCCAAGGCTGGTCTCCGGGGAGGACGAAGGCTGATCAAATTCGGCACCGAAGAGATCATCCTCGGGGGTGATGTTATTGTCAAACTGGAGGGTCAGCCGGTATCCCGGATCCTGGACATTGTGGAAATTCTGACCAACAAAAAACCGGGAGATACGGTCACCTTTGAGGTAATCCGGGGAGGCCAACGGCTTAAAATCGCCATAAAAACCGGGGCCCTTCCTCCAGGACTCAAGGGCAGACGGTAATTAAGATGGGCAGAATAGACATCTCTGTGGTCATCCCTCTTTACAATGAGGAGGAAAACGTTCCCCTTCTTTTAGAGCGTCTTAAGGAGGTCCTGACCACCCTCGGACGGACGTTTGAAGTGGTCTGTGTGGACGATGGCTCCACAGACCGAACGGTCGAGATTCTAAAAGGGCTTAAAGAGCGCTATCCTTTCCTGCGAGTGGTTGTCTTTCGCCGCAATTTCGGCCAGAGTGCGGCCATGGCCGCCGGCT from Thermosulfuriphilus ammonigenes encodes the following:
- a CDS encoding B12-binding domain-containing radical SAM protein, coding for MSLTRSEDRLIWLVNPWIYDFAAFDLWAKPLGLLCLATRLRRQGYRVRFIDLLDHRHPGLPRPVRRKSYGTGHYFRTPLPKPVQLADVPRSFARYGLPHHLAKEVLLAGAPPALVLVTGLMTYWYPGVWEIIRMIKGLYPQVPVVLGGVYPSLLPEHARGSGADMVLGGPAEEAVESLVIDYLGPPEGPGERIPPYPSFDLLPALDYVCLLTSRGCPFRCRYCASRLLFPGFERRAPEEVLEEINYWHRKFGVRDFAFYDDALLVDFDNHLGPILEGVCQQGLKVRFHTPNAFHIRLVTLEVARLMKRAGFVTLRMGFETVADGRHRALDNKVTAADLPRAVALLREAGFHPAQIGVYVLWGLPGQPLEEVRRSVEFVAACGASPYLAEYSPIPKTALWEEACAVARYRLDEDPLFHNNSLLPCLNPIDWEEVSELKRYVRKLRVYSSRGLG
- a CDS encoding S1C family serine protease encodes the protein MKTRGIVTVLVLFLISPLAWGFTAYEENTITIYKKARSGVVHIDCLKDPDRMGGKGPLRALGSGFFIDHEGHIVTNFHVIDAAFTINVIDWAGNRYQAQIVGTDPETDLAVLKVAPKGEITPLEFGDSDQLVIGQKVLAIGNPYGLDNTLTVGVISALNRSLPSPTLELSHNIIQTDAAINPGSSGGPLLNSRGEVIGINTAMLAQGAENIGFAIPANVAKRIIPQLITKGYAVRPWLGFTGIELSPRLANLFGLKVSRGVMVERVIPRSPAAKAGLRGGRRLIKFGTEEIILGGDVIVKLEGQPVSRILDIVEILTNKKPGDTVTFEVIRGGQRLKIAIKTGALPPGLKGRR